The following proteins are encoded in a genomic region of Dehalococcoidia bacterium:
- a CDS encoding glycerate kinase — MRVLVAPQEYKGTLTAVEAADAIAAAVRGAFPDAEVDVAPMADGGPGTAAALLAASGGVMRRDEAHDPLMRLIEAEWALLPGGTAVIECASASGLLRLRPEELDPRRASSYGTGELIAAAMDAGCRELILGIGGSATNDGGAGMAQALGYRLLDSEGEELPPGGAALARLARIDATAARPGLRALRVVAATDVSNPLCGPEGASAVYGPQKGADAAAVAELDAALRHFAAIVRRDLGADVLDVPGAGAAGGLGAGAIAFLRAALRSGAEVVGEAAGLPGRVLAADVVLTGEGRLDGQTPFGKAPAYVARLARTAGRPVACLPGSVGPGHEAALPLFDVVEVGTEGFGVSGSPRDLLAAAAIRALRRLGAGR; from the coding sequence ATGCGGGTCCTGGTCGCGCCCCAGGAGTACAAGGGCACCCTGACCGCGGTCGAGGCGGCGGACGCGATCGCCGCCGCTGTGCGCGGCGCCTTCCCGGACGCCGAAGTCGATGTGGCGCCCATGGCGGACGGCGGCCCCGGCACGGCCGCCGCCCTTCTCGCCGCAAGCGGCGGCGTGATGCGGCGCGACGAGGCGCACGACCCGCTCATGCGCCTCATCGAGGCCGAGTGGGCCCTCCTTCCCGGCGGCACGGCCGTAATCGAGTGCGCGAGCGCATCCGGCCTTCTTCGATTGCGGCCGGAGGAGTTGGACCCTCGCCGGGCCTCCAGCTATGGCACCGGCGAGCTCATCGCGGCAGCAATGGACGCCGGTTGCCGCGAGCTCATCCTCGGCATCGGCGGGAGCGCCACCAATGACGGCGGGGCGGGCATGGCGCAAGCCCTGGGCTACCGCCTCCTGGATTCCGAGGGCGAGGAGCTGCCGCCCGGCGGCGCAGCCCTGGCGCGACTGGCGCGGATCGACGCCACCGCCGCGCGCCCGGGGCTGCGAGCCCTGCGGGTTGTCGCCGCGACCGACGTGAGCAACCCCCTCTGCGGGCCCGAGGGCGCTTCCGCCGTCTACGGACCCCAGAAGGGCGCCGACGCCGCGGCGGTCGCCGAGCTCGATGCGGCGCTGCGTCACTTCGCCGCTATCGTCAGGCGCGACCTCGGCGCCGACGTCCTCGACGTACCCGGCGCCGGCGCGGCCGGTGGCCTCGGCGCCGGCGCCATCGCCTTCCTTCGCGCCGCCCTGCGCTCCGGGGCCGAGGTAGTCGGGGAGGCGGCAGGATTGCCCGGGCGCGTCCTTGCCGCGGACGTGGTGCTGACGGGCGAAGGCAGGCTGGACGGGCAGACGCCGTTCGGGAAGGCCCCCGCCTATGTCGCGCGCCTGGCGCGGACTGCCGGTCGGCCAGTCGCCTGCCTCCCGGGATCGGTCGGTCCCGGCCACGAGGCCGCCCTGCCGTTATTCGACGTCGTCGAGGTGGGGACCGAGGGCTTCGGAGTGTCCGGCAGTCCTCGCGACCTACTGGCGGCTGCCGCCATCAGGGCCCTGCGCCGGCTGGGCGCCGGGCGGTAG